In Lagenorhynchus albirostris chromosome 1, mLagAlb1.1, whole genome shotgun sequence, the sequence TGCACGGCAGGGTGAGCCTGAGAGCGTGTCTgggctcccctctccccaggacCCCAACTGGTACAAAGCCAAGAACAAGGTGGGCCGTGAGGGCATCATCCCAGCCAACTATGTCCAGAAGCGGGAGGGCGTGAAGGCAGGCACCAAGCTCAGCCTCATGCCGTGAGTACCTCTGGGTACGGTTGGGAATTCCCAGTCTGGGAGGAAGGAGGACGGGGAGCCCTGTTACCCCTAGAAGAGAGTCCGGAGAGCAGGGAGGCGAGAGTGAGGGGCTGGGATGTCCGTGAGGGCCTCTCGAGACGAGGGCAAGGGCATGGGTGCCGGACCTCAAAGGGGAGGACGGAGCTAGGAGGGCTGAAGAAAgaagggcaggaggcagaggaTGAGGGCCTCCAGAGCCTGTCTGAGCCCTGAACTGTGGAGAGGTGCCAGCCAGAGGGAGGGCCTTCGGGAAGTGGAGGCTGGCAGTGCCCTTGGGCCACCATgaccccaggcctggcctccccGCAGCTGGTTCCATGGCAAGATCACGCGGGAGCAGGCAGAGCGGCTCCTGTGCCCACCAGAGACAGGCCTGTTCCTGGTGCGGGAGAGCACCAACTACCCCGGGGACTACACTCTGTGCGTGAGCTGCGACGGCAAGGTGGAGCACTACCGCATCATATACCACGCCAGCAAGCTTAGCATCGACGAGGAGGTGTACTTCGAGAACCTCATGCAGCTGGTGGAGGTGAGCGGAGCGCGCCGGCCCTGATTCCAGCTGTGGTCCCACCACTctagctggatgaccttgggcacGTCCTGCAGCCTCTGCAAGCCCACGTTTCCTCGCGCCTCGATAGAGCCCGTGCTGTGTGCCCGCGTTGAGCTCTGACCCCACGATGCCTGCACAGGGAGGTGGCACCCAGTTCACAGGCcaggaaacagaggttcagagcgGCTAAGAGACCTGCCTCTGGTCGCACAGCTGTGACTTGGAGGCGCCAGGACTAGAGTATTCTGATCCCAGAACTAGCTTCCTTCCAGCCACTCATAGAGCTGTGTGCCCAGCTGTGTGTACGTAAACATGTCCTCACGAGCTTCACCTTGACGGCCCACATGTCCCTGCAGCTCCCAAGGCGACCTCTACCCCAGGCAGCCTCCAGATGCCTCCTGTACTCACTCTCAGCACCTTCCCCCTGTTGGCCTGGCTTGGCCTATGACAGGGGAGGGTCCTGTGCACACCCGGCTAGAGGCTGGTATTAGACTGAGCCAGGGCTTGTCCTCTGCTTTGGGATGCTGGTGAGGCCCAGAGTGATCACAACAACCCGGTATCCGTCCAGCACCTGGGTGTCGGGTGGCATGGGAGATGGACCATGTGTCTGGGGCCTCCCTAACCCCTGCTAGAAATGGAGAGCCCTCCTGACCCAAAGCAACTCTGGGCTGGGTGGGACCGGCCTCTGCTGCCATCTGGTGGTCAGACCAGGGCAGTGCACGGGAGCCGCGGGTGGTACACAGGGGGCTGGCCCTGATcgcctgccctgccctctgcagCACTACACCTCAGACGCAGATGGACTCTGTACTCGCCTCATCAAGCCAAAGGTCATGGAGGGCACCGTGGCGGCCCAGGATGAGTTCTTCCGCAGTGAGTGCCACCCCCCCACGCCCACTCCTCACTTGCCCACCCGCCTCCTCCCACCCGGGCTTCCTGGCACTACCCCCTCCTGGAGGCTCTGGAGACGTCCAGGGAACCCCACATAAGTCACAGTCCAGTCTGCTTCTGCTGTGACCCCCGCTCTGGCTTCAGCACCCCTCACTCACCACCCACTCCCCCCACAGGCGGCTGGGCGCTGAACATGAAGGACCTGAAGCTGCTGCAGACCATTGGGAAGGGGGAGTTTGGAGGTGAGCCAGAGAGGGTGGGAGCCCTAGGAGAGGCTGATGACTGGGGGGAGTCCAGGAAACGACCCCCAACTCTCTTGCCGCAGACGTGATGCTAGGTGACTACCGAGGGAACAAAGTCGCCGTCAAGTGCATTAAGAACGACGCCACTGCCCAGGCCTTCCTGGCTGAAGCCTCGGTCATGACGTGagttggggcagggggtggggaggtcacCCGGGGCCAAGAGGTGATGGGGAGGCTTGGCAGGCTCTGACCACCCCGTCCTGCCCCAGGCAACTTCGGCATAGCAACCTGGTACAGCTTCTGGGCGTGATCGTAGAGGAGAAAGGTGGGCTCTACATCGTCACCGAGTACATGGCCAAGGTGTGTGCCTGCCCCGCGATCCAGTTGCCAGCCTGGAGCTAAACACTGGGGCTCGAGCCTTCCAGCTGCCCCAAGCCCCCCACCATACCCTTGGGCCCCTGCTCCCTCAGTCCCTTCTCTCCAACTGGTCTTTGAAGTCACCAGGGCTTGGCTTTAGTCTTGGCTCATCATTTATTCACTACGACCTTGGAAAAGTTGTGTCACCCCTCCAAACCTCAGgtcctcatctgtgaatggaGGTAGTAACAAAGTTTACCTCAGAGATTTATGAAGATTAGGAGATAATGCATGATAATTGCTGAGCACAGCGTCCAGTGTCCAGACTCTGATATTCCTTCAGAAGTGACGTCCTgacctctcccctgcccctcccctctcctgacACCTCCCTTGAGTGTCGCCATTTACCCAGCCCCAGGCCCACTGTTCCCAGGGTCTAGAGGGCAAGTCTGACTTATAGGGCCTGTTGGTCTGtctgtcctgcccccaggggaGTCTGGTGGACTACCTGCGGTCTCGGGGTCGGTCGGTGCTGGGCGGAGACTGTCTCCTCAAGTTCTCACTGTGAGTGAAGCAATGCCTGATTGGGGAGGCGGGTGGCTGCTATGGGATCCCTGTCTGAGGGGACATGTGGCTGGCTCGCCCCCAGAGATGTCTGCGAGGCCATGGAATACCTGGAGGGCAACAACTTCGTGCACCGGGACCTGGCAGCCCGCAACGTGCTGGTGTCCGAGGACAACGTGGCCAAGGTCAGCGACTTCGGCCTCACCAAGGAAGCTTCCAGCACCCAGGACACGGGCAAGCTGCCAGTCAAGTGGACAGCCCCCGAGGCCCTgagagagaaggtgggcgcgCCTCTCCTCAGGGCCTGAGCAGTGGTGGGTGGGGTTCCCGGGTCACCCGCACCCCCCCGTTCCCAGGACCTGACACTGCCTCTCCCATCCAACCGGCAGAAATTCTCCACCAAGTCTGACGTGTGGAGTTTTGGGATCCTCCTCTGGGAAATCTACTCTTTCGGGCGAGTGCCTTATCCGAGAATTGTGAGTGTGGGCgctggggctgggtggggctTGGAGCAAGGGAGGGGGTGACAGGGAGGGGGACCGGCTGGGCCCCACCTCCCCGGCCTGAGGCCTAGAAGCTGCAGACCTGCCCTCGGGACCTTCCAGGCGCTcccctggccggggctgaggcgGAACTAGGGGGGAGTGGGGGTCCCCTCGGGGTCAGGCCTTACACCGATGCGTACCACCCACCTGCCCGCAGCCCCTGAAGGACGTTGTCCCGCGGGTGGAGAAGGGCTACAAGATGGACGCCCCCGATGGCTGCCCACCTGCAGTCTACGAGGTCATGAAGGACTGCTGGCACCTGGACGCCGCCGTGCGGCCCTCCTTCCTGCAGCTCCGTGAGCAGCTGGAGCACATCAAAACCCACGAGCTGCACCTGTGACTGCCGGCCTCCGCCCAGGTCGCGGGCCTGTGGGGACTGAACCCAGAGAGATTGCGGACCTGGTGCCCCACTCGCTGGGCCCAAACCCGAACTGAGCCCAGCAGGACCGTGGGCCTCTTTTCTCTGTCGCAGCCTGCGCCCCTTCTGGCCCCCGGAGACCCCGCCTAGGCCTGGCACCTTCTCTCATGGACCCACCTGTGGGGCTTTGGGAACCCCGCCCAAGGGCCAAGAAGGGAGGAGGCTGAGGAGCCCTACTGGGGTCAGGCTCCCCCTGGCCTCCCATATCTCGCCTTCTTAGAGTTTTATCCCTTtccttttttgagatttttttccgtgtgtttattttttattatttttcaagataAGGAGAAAGAAAGTACCCAGCAAATGGGCATTTTACAAGAAGTACGAATCTtatttttcctgtcctgcccacaAGGGTTGGGGAGACCAGGCCCCTCTCTAGGGACCCATCGCCCCAGCCTCGTTCCCCACCCCGTGTTCCTTGTCCGTGTTGCCTCGGTCGCCCCGTGTCTGCGCTTGACCATGTTGCACTGTTTGCATGCGCCCGAGGCAGACGTCTGTCGGGGGCTTGGAGTCCGTGTGCCGCTGCCGCCCGCCCACCCACCTGCCTTGTGAGATGGAATCGTAATAAACCACTCCATGAGGACCCCGCCGCCCAGTCTCGGCGCTTCCTCCGCCGAGCCTGCCTGTCCCACCCGGCCTCCCATCCCCGTGCCATCTTGTCCATCCCCCTGTCTCTGTGAGTGAGGCTGTGCTTGCCCTGTgagtggggcggggtggggagcacCGCGGGCAGATGTAGCCGCCGCCTTATGTCAGCTGCACGAGCGAGTGTCCTGTGTCTGCCATGGGAGAGCTCTCACTACCCGCCTCTCCCAGTGTCCCGCTGCCAGGCAGGTTTGGCCCTGAGGCCGCCCCGGGCTTGGGTCCCGTCCACAGGGTGGTGCCTGGGCATCCCGGCCGCCTCTCCTGCCGTGTTGTTCAGGCCCTCAGCACGAGGAGGGCTGGAGCCCCCGACCGGGGAGAAAGCCAGGCCTGACCAGCTGGAGATGGGCTCCCCTTGGTAGGAGGCAGGATAAACGTCTGGTGCTTCAGAGGAGATGGTGACCtggagtgggagggggaaggggacacTCTGATACGCTGGTGGTTCTCACAGTCCGCCTAAGATGTAGCACTGCCGCCCCGTCCCCAGCCCTGTGTGTGCCCAGCCCCGTGCCTGAGGACGCAAAGGTGGGGGGGGGTCTTCCCCACCGCACCTTGTGGGGCACAGATGGAGAACGCGGACCAGCCATGGGATTTTCTCCCCTCGGGTTCCCCAGGGCCAGTGGTCAGTGTGGAACCTCTGAGGGCTGTGGGGAGGCTCACCTCATTCACTGAGACAGGCAGCAGGGGTGGGGTTCCCCTTGTCGTTGGCACTCCGTGCCCGCCTTTCCTAGCCAGCAAGCCCTGAAATCCAGGCAGTTCTGACTTGGCAGTACGCCTCGCGTCTGCAGCTCCTCGGCCCACCGTGGTCCAGCACCATCACCTCCCACAGCCCAGTGTTGCCACTCCTCACCTCCCCGAGTCCGTTCTCTCTGCACACAGCCAGACTCATTTTTCTAAAACTAGACTTCATTCAACAACAAATATTTGGATACCTGCTGTGTGTAGGACTGGGGttcagcagtgagcaaaacagacccCGTGGAGTTCACAGTGGGGAAGACAATCACATAGACAATTACAAACTGATAAATGCTGTGAAAGAAACATACATCATGGGAATCGGGCCTTGACTGtagatcagggagggcttcccagaaGAGGCAGCGTCAGAAGGATGAACGGGAGGGTAAGGGAGTGGGTAGCAGCATACTAAGAGGGAGGAGCCAGCTGGTCCCTGCTTCCCAGAAATCACTGGAGAGGGGAACTGAGCCTGCCATAGGTGTTAGCCACAAGGAGGTTGCTGGTGACTTTAGCAAGACCTGAGTTTGCTGGGGGTGGATTCCAGATCACAATGGCTAGAGGAGGTGCGAGGAATGCGGGAAGGTAGACAATCTTTGGAGGAGCCTAGCCGTCATGAAGAGGAGAGGGGGTGAGAGGATATTTAAGGCAGCAGAGGCTTGAGCAAATCTGACTGCCGAAGGGAAGGACGTTTACCTTGGGATAGCGTCCACATACTGAGAGGGAGGCGGAAAATAGAGAGGGGAGGTCATGGTAGTGATTGAAGGTGGAACCTTCCCTAGAGCAAGGTCGGGCAGCTGGAATCCAGACCGTAAGGGGCAGTGGGTCTGCGATGGGAGAGGGACTGTCCTGGTGAGACTGCCAAGGAGAGGGAATCACGCAGTGGTAAATGTCTGACACTCAGGTCTAGGGCaggtgtgggggaagggagctCTGATGTATAGTGTGCCGGTGTCCATGGTGTACCCTCTGCCAGGGTAGATTTCATGCTACCAACCTGACTTCACTGAAAGCAGGGATCAGGGTGGACTTTGACAATAGGCTCTCACTAGCTGGTCTGGAAGCCAGTTCAGGTTCAGAAACATGCAAAGATGCCTGTGGCCATGAGGCCACAAGAGGGGCCAGGCAGGCGTCATAATGGAGAATTGCACCAAGTGTGACGAGCAAGAATAaaggggcgggcttccctggtggcgcagtggttttgagagtccgcctgccgatgcaggggacgtgggttcgtgccccggtctgggaagatcccacatgctgcggagcggctgggcccgtgagccatggcctctgagcctgcgcgtccggagcctgtgctctgcgacgggagaggccacaacagtgagaagcccgcgtaccgaaaaaaaaaaaaaagaataaaggggcAAGTTCCGGCTGATGGGGTGCTGCGGGAATGCAGGCGCAGGTAACGGGATGTTCCTTCTACCTGGTGGCATGTGAGCCCCCCTCCTGCTCCCATTCCTTCATtacttctcccctctctcccttggTTTACGGTTTTttattttccccctctttcttctctctcttctttcttcccccttcttccccttctctctctctttcttccccctctttcttctctctcttctcctccccttgTGCTCTACTGGCAACTACTGGCAACTGGCATGTCATAGATGAGCGAGACAGAGTTCTCACCCAAGGAGCTTACAGACCTGGGGGAATCCGCTCAGGGCTCAGCTCGGTGCCCAGAAATCTGGTGGATGTTGCCCACCACCAGCACCGAGCCTGTGAGGCAGGGGACGGAGGCGTGGGGCGGCTTCTCAGACGTGTGGAGAGCAGTCAGGTACGGGGTGGGGCGATCCTGGCAAGGGAAGGGCACTGACTGGGCAAAGGCGGTGAGGTGCTTAAGTGTGGCCGGGATAAGGTGCCATGGGGTGTAGTTTGGGAGCAGGTGAGGCTGAAGAGAAATCGGGGCCCAGACCCCACCTGGCTTTGCAGGCCCCTCAAGGAGTTTAACTTTATGCAAAGATGACCAAGAGCAATTGAAGGATTTAGGGCAGAGTGACATAGATCTGCACTTCagaaagatcattctggctgcagTCTGGCTAGAGGAGGTTGTTGCCAAGATCTTGGCTCTCTGTGCACCGCTGCGGAACGGAAATACGGAGACAGAgttatagaggagaaaaaaagagtggctttatttctttgccaggcaaagaggcaACACAGTAGTCTAGCGCCTCAAGAACTATGAGCCGCTCGCTCTTTCTCCTCCATAACTCTGTCTCCGTATTTCTGTCCGGCATCGGTGCACAGAGAGCCAAGATTTTGGAAACAGGGTGGTGGTGTCTGGAGTGGAGACAGGGAGATGGTGAGGAGGCTGAGAGGCCAGACAGGAGGTGACTGATG encodes:
- the CSK gene encoding tyrosine-protein kinase CSK isoform X3, producing the protein MSAIQAAWPSGTECIAKYNFHGTAEQDLPFCKGDVLTIVAVTKDPNWYKAKNKVGREGIIPANYVQKREGVKAGTKLSLMPWFHGKITREQAERLLCPPETGLFLVRESTNYPGDYTLCVSCDGKVEHYRIIYHASKLSIDEEVYFENLMQLVEHYTSDADGLCTRLIKPKVMEGTVAAQDEFFRSGWALNMKDLKLLQTIGKGEFGDVMLGDYRGNKVAVKCIKNDATAQAFLAEASVMTQLRHSNLVQLLGVIVEEKGGLYIVTEYMAKGSLVDYLRSRGRSVLGGDCLLKFSLDVCEAMEYLEGNNFVHRDLAARNVLVSEDNVAKVSDFGLTKEASSTQDTGKLPVKWTAPEALREKKFSTKSDVWSFGILLWEIYSFGRVPYPRIPLKDVVPRVEKGYKMDAPDGCPPAVYEVMKDCWHLDAAVRPSFLQLREQLEHIKTHELHL
- the CSK gene encoding tyrosine-protein kinase CSK isoform X2, which translates into the protein MSAIQVGGAPGFSAHVSPALQAAWPSGTECIAKYNFHGTAEQDLPFCKGDVLTIVAVTKDPNWYKAKNKVGREGIIPANYVQKREGVKAGTKLSLMPWFHGKITREQAERLLCPPETGLFLVRESTNYPGDYTLCVSCDGKVEHYRIIYHASKLSIDEEVYFENLMQLVEHYTSDADGLCTRLIKPKVMEGTVAAQDEFFRSGWALNMKDLKLLQTIGKGEFGDVMLGDYRGNKVAVKCIKNDATAQAFLAEASVMTQLRHSNLVQLLGVIVEEKGGLYIVTEYMAKGSLVDYLRSRGRSVLGGDCLLKFSLDVCEAMEYLEGNNFVHRDLAARNVLVSEDNVAKVSDFGLTKEASSTQDTGKLPVKWTAPEALREKKFSTKSDVWSFGILLWEIYSFGRVPYPRIPLKDVVPRVEKGYKMDAPDGCPPAVYEVMKDCWHLDAAVRPSFLQLREQLEHIKTHELHL
- the CSK gene encoding tyrosine-protein kinase CSK isoform X1 — protein: MHGPQDGSTGLGAVGKSQLEDTQSSPGEGHLTQTQGGQPRGCDLEGLQVGGAPGFSAHVSPALQAAWPSGTECIAKYNFHGTAEQDLPFCKGDVLTIVAVTKDPNWYKAKNKVGREGIIPANYVQKREGVKAGTKLSLMPWFHGKITREQAERLLCPPETGLFLVRESTNYPGDYTLCVSCDGKVEHYRIIYHASKLSIDEEVYFENLMQLVEHYTSDADGLCTRLIKPKVMEGTVAAQDEFFRSGWALNMKDLKLLQTIGKGEFGDVMLGDYRGNKVAVKCIKNDATAQAFLAEASVMTQLRHSNLVQLLGVIVEEKGGLYIVTEYMAKGSLVDYLRSRGRSVLGGDCLLKFSLDVCEAMEYLEGNNFVHRDLAARNVLVSEDNVAKVSDFGLTKEASSTQDTGKLPVKWTAPEALREKKFSTKSDVWSFGILLWEIYSFGRVPYPRIPLKDVVPRVEKGYKMDAPDGCPPAVYEVMKDCWHLDAAVRPSFLQLREQLEHIKTHELHL